A section of the Lineus longissimus chromosome 1, tnLinLong1.2, whole genome shotgun sequence genome encodes:
- the LOC135486759 gene encoding mitochondrial glycine transporter B-like isoform X2, with translation MIQKESRKGNRCEKIMEGILSNPLMKSFIAGSFSGTCSTILFQPLDLVKTKLQAPVSIGASPLGIVTTVTNVVRNEKILGLWRGMAPSISRTVPGVGMYFCSLHWLKTNFGSSDPHALESMFLGALARSLSGVSMLPVTVVKTRFESGYFQYRSVLHALSDIYRSEGAKGLYSGLAATLLRDAPFSGLYLMFYTQLKKATKNNGYLQPSNPFVHFSCGCVAGSLASIVTQPADVIKTHMQLYPGKYKNARTVIIHIYGKEGAVGFLRGIIPRCVRRTLMAAMAWTVYEQIMTGVGLK, from the exons ATGATTCAAAAGGAATCAAGGAAAGGAAACCGATGCGAAAAGATCATGGAAGGAATCCTAAGC aaccccCTCATGAAGTCATTCATAGCAGGGTCTTTCAGTGGCACTTGCTCTACTATTCTTTTTCAACCACTAGATCTGGTGAAAACAAAGCTACAGGCACCAGTTTCAATCGG CGCCTCTCCTCTGGGAATAGTCACAACAGTTACCAATGTTGTCCGAAATGAAAAGATTCTGGGACTGTGGCGTGGAATGGCCCCA TCCATTTCCCGCACAGTTCCCGGAGTGGGCATGTACTTCTGCTCCCTACATTGGCTAAAAACAAACTTTGG GAGTTCAGATCCCCATGCATTGGAATCCATGTTTCTTGGCGCATTGGCCAGATCATTGTCAGGTGTTTCCATGCTCCCTGTGACTGTTGTCAAGACTAGGTTTGAG AGTGGTTACTTCCAATACAGAAGTGTTCTGCATGCTCTTTCTGATATTTACCGATCCGAAGGTGCTAAAG GTTTATACAGTGGGCTTGCAGCAACACTCCTGCGGGATGCTCCTTTCTCTGGACTCTACCTCATGTTTTATACTCAGCTCAAAAAAGCCACCAAAAATA aTGGCTATCTTCAGCCTAGCAATCCTTTTGTGCATTTCTCGTGTGGTTGCGTGGCAGGTTCACTGGCATCCATCGTGACACAGCCAGCAGATGTGATCAAGACGCACATGCAGCTTTATCCAGGCAAATACAAGAACGCACGAACAGTCATCATCCATATTTATGGG AAAGAAGGTGCTGTTGGTTTTCTGCGGGGAATCATTCCAAGATGTGTGAGAAGAACTCTCATGGCTGCCATGGCATGGACAGTGTATGAACAG ATAATGACAGGTGTTGGTCTAAAATGA